GCATGTTGAGAAGACTGTCAAAGTGGGAAAAAGCATAACATGAATGCTAATCTTACCTAAGAGAAGATGAATAATAGGTTTGCTCACCTTGTGGAAGAAGTTACTATTAATGAAAAGGGAAGAGTGATAAGTGTGAAAGAGGCAGAagaggagaaaagaagaaaagagaagaagtgAGAAAAGCAACCTGAAAAGAGAAGCAAGTTTCGGCTAAAGGAAATAAGGTTTTGCAAAGTGAGCAAATGGCAAATCCTACAACACCTGGAGAGGAAAATAATGACAGAAACAAGGAGCGTAAAGCTACAAGCCAAGACATAACCTGTGGTGATAAGAAAGCCctgaagatgatggaaaaataaTCTCATCCAAGACCAATAAAGGAAATGAGGTGGCTTCTCGAacaaagcaaacaaacaaaaatctgATCTAAAAGTAGGTAGTGGTAATGCTAAAACATCTAAATTGAGGAGTAATGGCAATGTCATTAAGGAGTAGGGCAATCAAGGGCAAACAATTGATGATGAGGATACTAAATCTCCCCAAGTCATTGCTTTTAGTAACCTTATAAGAGTTTATGAGAAAGATTTGAATAGGGTTTCAACaagcaaaataaacaataaaagaataagATGACTAAGAAGGGGAAAGAGTCGAACACCCTTAAAAATGACCATGATTAATCTTGGAGTGTGGAACATAAAAGGTGTTAATTCACctctaaaatataaagaaataaagcTATTGGTAGCTAAGCATAAAATGGAGATGGTTGTTATCCTTGAGACCAAAgtgagaaaagagaaaagtgaAAGTATAAGAAGGAAGTTATTTGGTGATTAGGAGTTTATTGACAACTATAAGATAAGTCCTAGAGGCAAAATTTGGGTAAGCTGGAATCAAAGTCTACTGAAAGTTAATCTTATTATGAAGTCTAAGCAACCTAGTGGAAATCCTAGCAAGCAAAGTAGTTCTTCATGCTTCAATTGTGTATAGGCTAATTAACTACATGGAAAGAATGAGTCTTTGGATGAAGATCTTAGACTTCATGATGGCCACAAAGAATAGACCTTGGGTGATCATTGGGGACTTCAATGCCATAAGAAAGCAAAGTGAGAGGAGTGGTGGCTTGGCTAAATGAAAGCAACACCAGGAAGAACTGAATGAATGCTATAGAAAGGCTAATTTGGAGGATTTAAGATTCATGGGCTTTTTGTATACTTGGAACAATAAATGAGATGGTGATCAAAGAATTGCAGGCAAGTTGGATAGAATTCTAGTTGAAAAGAAGTAAAGCTTgtttattactttaaaaaaaaaaaggtaaagcTCATTTATGGATCCAAGggtttgtgaaaaaaaaaaatcaaaatcttatCTGCAAATACTTGTAACTGTAGAGCATATattcttttcaacatttaaatCCAAAAGTAAACCTTTAACAATGTATAAGAAATCTCTTTCACACTTCGAAACATGGAGTATGTTGATCTTTATGGACTTTAATGATGAAAAGTCATGCTTAATGATGATTTGTGCGGCATCCAATGATTCATTTCTTCatcaatgacaattttttcTCTGACAAGagtttaatcaatcaaatcatttgTTTCAACAAATGTGTCTTTTATCtagatttctattttttttctataactgGGATCGATCTATAGTGGTCAAATGGATAAATTCGAAGTATAGTAACAAATGTGTCTTCATccagatttcttttttttaataactggGAACCTCGTCTGATTAGTTGAACAGATAAACTCGAGATATAGTTACTGAACCCATAACCACTGCACTAGTACGTTAAAGTTTCACACACGTAATagaagctcaaactcaaatcttctttctaaaaattttaaaacttcacCACTTTTATTAACTCTTAAGATCaggatttttgttatttttctaaatgatttttcatgTGTAGTTCATTTCTTGCTCGAACCCCGAAACTTCCTTCACAATGATTGCATATAAGCCATTCTATACCATCTTCTTTATGTTTTGTGAATTCTTTCTAAACCTTTGAATTTAACTTTCTTCGTTTAGTACACAAGTTCTCAAAATCTACATTCATTGTCTCATTTTCATGATTTGAAGTAGGCCTAGAAccaacattttcttctctaatttggGTGATTTCCTATCAAgacccaaaaaacaaaaaagttatcATATTCCAACTCTAATACAGTATTTTcaatttaggtttaaaaattaatattgttattaatcgatccaaatattttatttacctttattaaagttttatgaCAAACACGTCTTCATATTCATTTGACATTGCAAGTAACCTTAAAccttaattatatctttttcaactctacttttttaattattaagataaaaatattttcattttcaattaaaataatcaccCACAACACCATTTATTGACACCATCATCACCACCCTTCCGCCACTCACATAAGCATTACCCGCCACCACCAACAGATTTTGCCTCTTTGACTATCACAAGCAATCATTAAGATGAAAACATCATATTTGGGAGTAGTCGCCTCCAAATCATTCCCCCCAAGCCCAAATCCTGCGACGTCGATTAAGTTGGTGCTATTTCCCGTATCAACATACATAACATAGAGTTAGGACAGTATACAATCCAatttagtataatttaaaagttttttaaaccatactgaaaaaatagtttaaaaaatttataaagtaaaccaaactaaattgaaaaaatacagtttgatttaatttggattacaattcaaacttgttaaaatcattcatttctaaatatatattatttaataaaattaattgaattatagttttctataacataatataaatttaaaaaataaatatgaaatatatatacaataaatatgtaaaGATAACgacaaaaaaaatcagaaaaacaTATTGTAtacctaattatttattgaaaattttgtgtcaaatataataatatatatttatttttaaaataaaaagtttacagggtggtttggtttgaaaatcttCCAAACTAAAaaccatttttcaaaaaattattaactcaaactaaaacattttatatactaaatcaaaccaaattataatttttaagtggttcattttaattttatgatttgaactaaattatacaCACTTCTATACATGAGTTATTCGCAAATTAAGACACCTtagtattaattttatcaaaaccaTTATATTTATTTCGAAGGATTATACTTAATTATGTATTCATCACTTGATATGATATTTTACGGCTAAAATACAGTTGTACGAAATCAtgacaaattaatatatcatggcgtacaaactataaaattatacgaAGATTTTGTAGCCAAGACTCCATAGTCTTTGACCAGCATTTTCCtgagcattttttttttttcttctttcatttttatacGAATTTTGGTGTTTGTGGGCGATTGACCGTTGTGGTGATTGCTTGGTGGTTGTCGTGGGGGAAGATGTCTTCtggctttttattttttaaaatatttttccatttaagtttttaatttatagaaaaaaaaagcgtgttgataaaataattataattccattcttgcaatttatatataatagtttatcAGATTATTTTTACATGAAAATATTGTGGAAGAAATGCAATTGACTCAGGTTTTCCATTATACTTACTTTCATGAACAGTGCTTGCATATAGCCCTAATCATTTGTTTCCACAACAggcttttcctttttctctcatttggatGATTTTCAGCCAAGCTCATAAACACAATTACCGGACAGCTCCCTGCCCATTTGCCTGTATTGAATTGGCTCAATAACAAGAGTTGGCTCGAGAAAAAAGACATGAGCTATACATATGCTAATAAACTGATATTTCTATACCACAACCCACTTAAATCCAACCATCTTAACCTTACAGTAAAAGATATCCCACAAAAGCctagttatttttaaaagacatacttatattaaattttaatttcatagttATTATGTTGAAAGGGAAATTTCTtaaatggggaaaaaaaaaaaaacatatattatcatttcaacaacttcattatatatttacatgGTCGTTCAACCAAACTTTTAAACATACCAAACCACATTTTAGCTCAACATCCAACTTACTAGTATAAATATCTTCAATTTCATCCTCCAAAGAAGAAGAATCCAATCGATCACGCTTAGCAATTGGTATTGATAAGAAGTCATGAGCCATCATAGCTAGAGTTGGATAAGTAGGAGAATTCACACGCCACCATTCTAGTATATCAAACTCTTCATACAAAGGAACCTTGGAATCTGTCAAATAGCGGTCAAATTCTGATTTTGTCAAAGCAACCACATTTGCATGCTGTGAAAATGCATATGCTCTCCCCTTCAACTTGACATCCTTTGCATATTCATtgtaaatatttgtaacacTATCAAAGATTTTCTTAAAGTGTAAGTCTGTCTCATCATCATAAATTTCTTTGTAGAAATGTTCTACAATATCCAGTTTAAATCTTGGATCCAGAATCACTGTGATTACATATAACAGCTTTGAGTTGCTGCAATATTCATCAATATATTCTCTGCAAAGTAATGCAGCATGGCGAAGGTAccgattttcagtttttttgaaCCGTagcatttttgaaaaaaaatcataaactataGGGAAACACTCATTTGCCAATTTAGATTCAGAATCCATCAGCTTTCCTATATCATTTTCCATATCTTTTAACACTACCCAAAAGCTGTGCAGTGAAGTTGCATCATCCCAATCAAAATCGATGCACTTGAAATCATAATCTGTATGCTCCAACTCACAAAATGCTTCTTTATTTCCCATTACCAAAACAAGCAGATCGAAATACACACTAAACCTATGATGAAATGTAAAAGTTGCTTTTTTACCCAGGGACTCAACTTTTTTTGCCGCtaattcaaacatatatttgtttgatgATGTTATGTAGTAGTTTTCAAGATTCCTCAGTTtcatgaaaatatcatttttcgaCACCTCAGATATAACTTTTTCTTCAAATTGCAGTAAGAAAACATAACATTTACAATAATTCCTAATAAAAGGAAGTGAAGCTCTTTCATTAAGCCACTTGTCAACCTTGTTTTCGTCAAATTCACAAGTACAGTCAACATCCATAGACAGAATTTTTTTGTCTATGTtccaaacatgaaaaaaatgcTTTAGAGAATTTTCATTTAAGCCTCCCATGGTATCAATATAACCATTCTCCAAATGAATAATCCCCTTCTTTGCATCATCATTCTCGAAATGAAAAATCAACTTCTTCAATTCCCAATTATCATCAATATACCAGACTGTcgcaaaataaacataaaagttGTCGATCAACAAGTCTTCAATTGTTACATTAACACAACCTGGGAGTTTATCTAAATATTTGTGCAACTTATCTTTTTCTTGTTCATAAATATTAAGTATATCATCCTTTATACCATTCAGCccatacttaataatctttcgCAGCAAATCAGAGTCATTCAGTTCTCGATCAATCAAACTTATCTCTTTTGCTTTATCTCCTAATCCACCTGGATTTCTCAAACCTAGGCAACTTTTTAGATGATTATCATGATATGCGGTTCCACTCTTACTTGATCCTACAAACTctttcttacaatgtttacatTTAGTCCATTCCTTCTCATCTTTGCCTACATACTTTGTGAAATCCTCCCAAACGTTTGACCACCTTTTTCGCTTAAAACATGATGAGTTGTCCCCTTTATGGTTCATCTGCATATCAATCCCTTGATTTAGAGTAAGTTCAAAGTTGGTATTTTGTTCTCTTATGAGTAATTTCCTGTTACCATATAAACAAATCTACACctaataaacaacaaaatgcaaattactatatattatttgtttttctatttaacATGAACACCCAACTAGCAAATTactgaatatatttatttttctttaattgatgcaatatatatatatcaatcatgaaaaacattttcactaaaaca
This genomic stretch from Mangifera indica cultivar Alphonso unplaced genomic scaffold, CATAS_Mindica_2.1 Un_0094, whole genome shotgun sequence harbors:
- the LOC123207690 gene encoding zinc finger BED domain-containing protein RICESLEEPER 1-like, whose translation is MESISFGSDPRFYFQVGKIKISKGMKCLQDLVHWCKNNLTPESAGILHESIAYLQSLQRQAQEIESVAQQRGAAPASFNVNGTNLHRGQVVESLAQQGEAFVSNSYINGQMNHKGDNSSCFKRKRWSNVWEDFTKYVGKDEKEWTKCKHCKKEFVGSSKSGTAYHDNHLKSCLGLRNPGGLGDKAKEISLIDRELNDSDLLRKIIKYGLNGIKDDILNIYEQEKDKLHKYLDKLPGCVNVTIEDLLIDNFYVYFATVWYIDDNWELKKLIFHFENDDAKKGIIHLENGYIDTMGGLNENSLKHFFHVWNIDKKILSMDVDCTCEFDENKVDKWLNERASLPFIRNYCKCYVFLLQFEEKVISEVSKNDIFMKLRNLENYYITSSNKYMFELAAKKVESLGKKATFTFHHRFSVYFDLLVLVMGNKEAFCELEHTDYDFKCIDFDWDDATSLHSFWVVLKDMENDIGKLMDSESKLANECFPIVYDFFSKMLRFKKTENRYLRHAALLCREYIDEYCSNSKLLYVITVILDPRFKLDIVEHFYKEIYDDETDLHFKKIFDSVTNIYNEYAKDVKLKGRAYAFSQHANVVALTKSEFDRYLTDSKVPLYEEFDILEWWRVNSPTYPTLAMMAHDFLSIPIAKRDRLDSSSLEDEIEDIYTSKLDVELKCGLVCLKVWLNDHVNI